One region of Lytechinus pictus isolate F3 Inbred chromosome 8, Lp3.0, whole genome shotgun sequence genomic DNA includes:
- the LOC129266543 gene encoding uncharacterized protein LOC129266543 isoform X2: MTETLTEEKLNELAQAVANNENLLTLGLNLGFKESKVKVYISTNKRNDSFEGTSSMLFAWKKKTRKAKQIPDLIKALEDAELTELVDEFFPSGEGNPDSAEELEDINDILDTIAKTVRQNTEIDTLGRKLGFKYEDVQGYIAINHKTHSITWDGTLQMLRDWFKNQKKSGREREALKTALEKSGHIRLADELFSL; this comes from the exons ATGACGGAGACCTTAACGGAGGAAAAACTCAATGAACTGGCACAGGCTGTGgctaataatgaaaatttattaaCGCTCGGGTTGAATCTGGGATTCAAGGAGTCCAAGGTCAAGGTGTACATCAGTACAAATAAGCGAAATGACAGTTTCGAAGGAACCAGTTCCATGCTCTTTGCCTGGAAAAAGAAGACACGGAAAGCGAAGCAAATACCTGATTTAATAAAAGCACTGGAAGACGCTGAATTGACGGAATTAGTTGATGAATTCTTTCCATCTGGAGAGG GTAATCCAGACTCTGCTGAAGAACTGGAGGATATTAATGACATCTTGGACACGATTGCCAAGACAGTCCGACAAAATACGGAAATCGACACACTCGGAAGAAAGCTTGGATTTAAGTATGAAGATGTTCAAGGATAtatagcaatcaatcacaaaacaCATAGCATTACGTGGGATGGAACTCTACAGATGTTACGGGATTGGtttaaaaaccaaaaaaaatctggTCGAGAGAGAGAAGCTTTGAAGACTGCTCTCGAAAAATCAGGTCACATTCGTCTTGCTGATGAGCTCTTTTCAttatag
- the LOC129266543 gene encoding uncharacterized protein LOC129266543 isoform X1: MTETLTEEKLNELAQAVANNENLLTLGLNLGFKESKVKVYISTNKRNDSFEGTSSMLFAWKKKTRKAKQIPDLIKALEDAELTELVDEFFPSGEDGSTPPGNVKGNGAKNKNGNPDSAEELEDINDILDTIAKTVRQNTEIDTLGRKLGFKYEDVQGYIAINHKTHSITWDGTLQMLRDWFKNQKKSGREREALKTALEKSGHIRLADELFSL, from the exons ATGACGGAGACCTTAACGGAGGAAAAACTCAATGAACTGGCACAGGCTGTGgctaataatgaaaatttattaaCGCTCGGGTTGAATCTGGGATTCAAGGAGTCCAAGGTCAAGGTGTACATCAGTACAAATAAGCGAAATGACAGTTTCGAAGGAACCAGTTCCATGCTCTTTGCCTGGAAAAAGAAGACACGGAAAGCGAAGCAAATACCTGATTTAATAAAAGCACTGGAAGACGCTGAATTGACGGAATTAGTTGATGAATTCTTTCCATCTGGAGAGG ATGGTTCAACCCCTCCTGGTAATGTCAAAGGAAATGGAGCGAAGAATAAAAATG GTAATCCAGACTCTGCTGAAGAACTGGAGGATATTAATGACATCTTGGACACGATTGCCAAGACAGTCCGACAAAATACGGAAATCGACACACTCGGAAGAAAGCTTGGATTTAAGTATGAAGATGTTCAAGGATAtatagcaatcaatcacaaaacaCATAGCATTACGTGGGATGGAACTCTACAGATGTTACGGGATTGGtttaaaaaccaaaaaaaatctggTCGAGAGAGAGAAGCTTTGAAGACTGCTCTCGAAAAATCAGGTCACATTCGTCTTGCTGATGAGCTCTTTTCAttatag